From one Lycium ferocissimum isolate CSIRO_LF1 chromosome 5, AGI_CSIRO_Lferr_CH_V1, whole genome shotgun sequence genomic stretch:
- the LOC132058116 gene encoding two-component response regulator ORR24-like, with protein MSEEENLQTVEGIDKPMTTPYYGMIKHIIRVMLIDHDKEFVDERVDLLKSYGYKVTTVDTALAAMSILSKGKEKIDVIIFNVHSPDRLSFQLLAQAVALNVVSLFICDEDNDLLAMKALNIGACIYLKKPLDEEIVEDLWQFVLRRTIQKEKVRERLEENGDKMNVDDIGNNNIVGDEVQAGEKSIPNIENQSNNIEAENDVVSNGKYKQGRKRNRKSTKEINEGESQSSAINKSVRQKLRIEWTVDLHTKFMKAVQQLGEGSCYPKEILEMMNVPGLTRMQVASHLQKCRNDNWRVPKKRKSIRHSSGQGSSSGSKQISRLRKFGTMPRLKTNVTNLQQQQCNLEIRRVPKFPFQPHNINNIFERGESSIQQQVYHPQLNVGPTYLSIDSLFNNPFLSAQNNVGGGLQQQQHSPLFEMLGPQGLQRPINGSTNYRPELVFNDGYYHAQNDYKLNVNAYNIKTYSNSAMISDADVGNATIINGLGVTNANFQQYMGEQNMSDPSNIVAASYPSDMEGGDSSKNENYDVYFDYNNTDYLFQNLKLSSDNLPNDQDSEFDQVYSSDQVAPTPSVEFSGITNFPRDLSI; from the exons ATGTCTGAAGAAGAAAATCTGCAAACTGTTGAAGGAATAGATAAACCAATGACAACTCCTTATTATGGTATGATAAAACATATTATTCGTGTGATGCTGATTGATCATGACAAAGAGTTTGTTGATGAGAGGGTCGATTTGTTAAAATCTTACGGATATAAAG TTACGACAGTTGATACGGCTTTGGCAGCAATGTCAATACTctccaaaggaaaggaaaaaatcgATGTGATTATATTCAACGTCCATTCACCCGACCGACTTTCTTTTCAGCTTTTGGCTCAAGCTGTAGCCTTAAATGTTGTTTCATTGT TTATATGTGATGAAGACAATGACCTCTTAGCAATGAAGGCTTTGAACATTGGAGCTTGTATTTACCTGAAAAAGCCACTAGACGAGGAAATCGTGGAAGATTTGTGGCAATTTGTATTGAGGAGAACAATCCAAAAGGAAAAAGTTCGAGAACGATTAGAAGAAAATGGAGATAAGATgaatgttgatgatattggtaaCAATAATATTGTTGGAGATGAAGTACAAGCTGGAGAAAAGAGTATTCCTAATATTGAGAACCAGAGCAATAACATTGAGGCTGAAAATGATGTGGTATCCAATGGGAAATACAAGCAAGGGaggaaaagaaatagaaaaagcACAAAAGAGataaatgaaggagaaagccagAGCAGTGCCATTAATAAAAGCGTTAGGCAGAAGCTTCGCATAGAATGGACTGTGGACCTTCACACCAAATTCATGAAAGCCGTGCAACAACTTGGTGAAGGAA GTTGTTACCCGAAAGAGATTCTTGAGATGATGAATGTGCCTGGTCTTACTAGAATGCAAGTTGCTAGCCATCTTCAG aAATGTCGTAACGACAATTGGAGAGTTCCAAAAAAGCGAAAATCTATTCGTCACTCATCAGGCCAGGGATCTTCAAGTGGTTCTAAACAAATAAgtagacttagaaaatttgggacaaTGCCTCGTCTTAAAACAAATGTTACAAAtctgcaacaacaacaatgcaaCCTAGAAATCCGAAGAGTTCCAAAGTTTCCATTTCAACcacacaacatcaacaacattttTGAAAGAGGAGAGAGTTCAATTCAACAGCAGGTTTATCACCCACAACTTAATGTTGGACCCACCTACCTTAGCATTGACAGCCTATTCAATAACCCATTTTTGTCGGCACAAAATAATGTTGGCGgtgggctacaacaacaacaacatagcccattatttgaaatgttgGGACCACAAGGACTACAACGCCCAATTAATGGGAGCACTAATTATAGGCCTGAGCTAGTGTTTAATGATGGATATTATCATGCTCAAAATGACTACAAGTTGAATGTCAATGCGTACAATATAAAAACATATTCAAATAGCGCAATGATATCTGATGCAGATGTTGGAAATGCGACTATTATTAATGGATTAGGAGTAACCAATGCTAATTTCCAGCAATATATGGGTGAACAAAACATGTCTGATCCTAGCAATATTGTTGCGGCATCATATCCGAGTGATATGGAAGGAGGTGATTCAAGtaagaatgaaaattatgatgtgtatttcgattACAATAATACGGATTATCTCTTCCAAAATCTTAAACTTTCAAGTGATAACCTACCTAATGACCAAGACAGTGAATTTGATCAAGTTTACTCTAGTGATCAG GTGGCACCAACACCGAGTGTCGAGTTTTCAGGAATAACAAATTTTCCTCGTGACTTATCAATATGA